A window of the Polaribacter sp. HaHaR_3_91 genome harbors these coding sequences:
- the thrA gene encoding bifunctional aspartate kinase/homoserine dehydrogenase I, with protein sequence MEHPLQHIKIKDFTTESGALISEMNLSYQVFGQDLGTAPIILVNHALTGNSYVAGKEGWWRDIVGDEKAINTKTYTILSFNIPGNGFDGILIDNYKDFIARDVAKIFLEGLSILKIDKLFALIAGSLGGGIAWEMMVLNNNLTQHFLPIATDWKSTDWLIANCQIQEQFLVNSSNPVHDARMHAMLCYRTPESFKERFHRSKKQDSDIFDVESWLLHHGKSLQERYQLSSYKLMNQLLKTIDVTIGGQKDIEILDKINANIHIIGVDSDLFFTAEENRETHKKLALTKDNVTYNEINSVHGHDAFLMEYDQLQKIIEPIFNKDYREKKMKVLKFGGKSLANGEGLENAIEIIASKYKAGIKVTVVASARGNSTNELEDILDKAASKKEYKTKFEKFKAYQSEPNSSVDFSQEFSKLETIFEGVSLLGDYSHKIKDEVLAQGELLSVKLVASLLEKQQISSNAVDSRSLIITDENFGNAQPIPTVSKENVINFFKNNDTTVNIVTGFIASNKKGETTTLGRNGSNYTAALLANYLDADELQNYTHVSGIFTANPDLVADAKKIEQLSFSEANEMANFGATILHAKTIIPLLEKNINLRILNTFHKEDKGTLITSESSSAKGIKSIATIDNVALLNFEGRGLLGKVGVDARIFKVLSDRNISVSIIAQGSSERGIGFIIDADRAVEAVSALEKEFENDFYSQDVNHISIVSNVAVISIIGQDLSEFHHPYNALIKNQIVPLLFNNTVTGKNVSLVVKKTELHKAVNVIHGQVFGVTKKINIAVFGKGLVGGTLIDQIIENTQSVLERRKIQLNVFAVANSKKVLLNKNGVSKNWKQNLLENGEENVTVDDIIAFTKANHFENLIAVDNTASVNFVSNYIPFIEAGFDLVSCNKIANTLSFDFYKEVRAKLKEYKKQYLYETNVGAGLPLIDTIRLLHESGENITKIRGVFSGSLSYLFNTFSAENVPFSKTLQEAIDKGFTEPDPREDLGGNDVARKLLILARELELENEFDEVEIKNLIPKNLREGSAADFLGKLDLLNDEYQKIKENQEPNHVLRYIGELSGDLSQNKGKLEVKLVSTDKSTPLGSLKGSDAIFEIYTESYGEQPIVIQGAGAGASVTARGVFGDILRLAKHNN encoded by the coding sequence TTGGAACATCCATTACAACATATCAAAATAAAAGATTTTACTACAGAATCAGGTGCCTTAATTTCGGAAATGAATTTAAGTTACCAGGTTTTTGGTCAAGATTTAGGGACAGCTCCTATCATTTTGGTAAATCATGCACTTACTGGTAACTCTTATGTTGCAGGTAAAGAAGGTTGGTGGCGAGATATTGTTGGAGATGAAAAGGCAATTAATACTAAAACCTATACCATTTTATCCTTTAATATTCCTGGTAATGGTTTCGATGGAATTTTAATTGATAACTATAAAGACTTTATAGCTAGAGATGTTGCAAAGATATTTTTAGAAGGTTTATCAATTTTAAAAATTGATAAACTATTTGCTTTGATTGCAGGTTCTTTAGGAGGCGGAATTGCTTGGGAAATGATGGTACTAAACAACAATTTAACACAACATTTTTTACCAATAGCAACCGATTGGAAATCTACAGATTGGTTAATTGCCAATTGCCAAATTCAAGAACAATTTCTGGTAAATTCTAGCAATCCTGTTCATGATGCACGTATGCACGCTATGTTGTGCTACAGAACTCCAGAAAGTTTTAAAGAGCGTTTTCATCGATCTAAAAAACAAGATTCAGATATTTTTGATGTAGAAAGTTGGTTATTACATCACGGAAAATCATTGCAAGAACGATATCAATTATCTTCTTATAAGTTAATGAATCAATTATTAAAAACGATTGATGTTACTATTGGAGGACAAAAAGATATTGAGATTTTAGATAAAATTAATGCAAATATTCATATTATAGGTGTGGATTCAGATTTGTTTTTTACTGCGGAAGAAAACAGAGAAACACATAAAAAGTTAGCATTAACAAAAGATAATGTTACGTATAATGAAATAAACTCTGTGCATGGTCATGATGCATTTTTGATGGAGTATGACCAGTTGCAAAAAATTATTGAGCCTATTTTTAATAAAGATTATAGAGAGAAGAAGATGAAAGTTTTAAAATTTGGAGGAAAATCTTTAGCCAATGGTGAAGGATTAGAAAATGCAATAGAAATTATTGCAAGTAAATATAAAGCCGGAATAAAAGTAACCGTTGTAGCCTCTGCAAGAGGAAATTCTACAAACGAACTAGAAGATATTTTAGATAAGGCAGCGTCAAAAAAGGAGTATAAAACAAAGTTTGAAAAGTTTAAAGCATATCAATCAGAACCAAATAGTTCTGTAGACTTTTCTCAAGAATTTTCTAAATTAGAAACCATTTTTGAAGGTGTTTCTTTATTGGGAGATTATAGTCATAAAATTAAAGATGAGGTTTTAGCTCAAGGAGAATTGTTATCTGTAAAATTGGTAGCTAGTTTGTTAGAGAAACAGCAAATTTCTTCAAATGCTGTAGACTCTAGATCTTTAATAATTACAGATGAAAACTTTGGAAATGCACAACCTATTCCAACGGTTTCTAAAGAAAATGTGATTAATTTTTTCAAAAATAATGACACAACAGTTAATATTGTTACAGGTTTTATAGCATCAAACAAAAAAGGAGAAACCACTACTTTAGGTAGAAATGGTAGTAATTATACTGCAGCTTTATTGGCTAATTATTTAGATGCGGATGAGTTACAGAATTATACACATGTAAGCGGAATTTTTACAGCAAATCCAGATTTGGTTGCAGATGCTAAAAAGATTGAGCAATTATCATTCTCGGAAGCGAATGAAATGGCCAATTTTGGAGCAACGATTTTACATGCAAAAACCATTATTCCGTTATTAGAGAAAAATATCAATCTTAGAATTTTAAATACATTTCATAAAGAAGATAAAGGAACTTTAATTACATCAGAATCTTCATCAGCAAAAGGAATTAAATCTATTGCTACCATAGATAATGTTGCTTTACTGAATTTTGAAGGTAGAGGTTTATTAGGTAAAGTTGGTGTTGATGCTCGTATTTTTAAGGTTTTAAGTGATCGTAATATTAGTGTAAGTATCATTGCACAAGGTTCATCAGAAAGAGGAATCGGTTTTATTATTGATGCAGATAGAGCGGTTGAAGCGGTTTCTGCATTAGAAAAAGAATTCGAAAATGATTTTTATTCGCAAGATGTAAATCATATTTCTATTGTAAGTAATGTTGCGGTGATTTCTATTATTGGTCAAGATTTAAGTGAATTTCATCATCCTTATAATGCGTTAATCAAAAATCAAATTGTACCACTTTTATTCAATAATACGGTTACTGGAAAAAATGTGAGTTTGGTGGTTAAAAAAACCGAATTACATAAAGCAGTAAATGTAATTCATGGTCAAGTTTTTGGAGTTACTAAAAAAATAAACATTGCCGTTTTTGGTAAAGGTTTGGTTGGTGGAACTTTAATAGATCAAATTATAGAAAACACACAATCTGTTTTAGAGCGTAGAAAAATTCAATTGAATGTTTTTGCCGTAGCAAATTCTAAAAAAGTATTGCTGAATAAAAATGGAGTTTCTAAAAATTGGAAACAAAATTTATTAGAAAATGGGGAAGAAAATGTAACTGTTGATGATATTATCGCTTTTACAAAAGCAAACCATTTTGAAAACTTGATAGCGGTAGATAATACAGCGAGCGTCAATTTTGTAAGTAATTACATTCCGTTTATCGAAGCTGGTTTCGATTTAGTTTCTTGTAATAAAATAGCAAATACATTGTCTTTTGATTTCTACAAAGAAGTAAGAGCAAAGTTAAAAGAGTACAAAAAACAATATTTGTATGAAACCAATGTTGGTGCAGGTTTACCTTTAATTGATACCATTCGTTTATTGCATGAATCAGGAGAAAATATTACTAAAATTAGAGGGGTGTTTTCTGGAAGTTTGAGTTATTTATTCAATACTTTTTCTGCGGAAAATGTTCCTTTTTCTAAAACATTGCAAGAAGCAATTGATAAAGGATTTACAGAGCCAGACCCTCGTGAAGATTTAGGAGGAAATGATGTAGCTAGAAAATTACTAATTTTAGCAAGAGAATTAGAATTAGAAAATGAATTTGATGAAGTTGAAATTAAAAATTTAATTCCAAAAAATTTAAGAGAAGGTTCTGCTGCTGACTTCTTAGGGAAATTAGACTTATTGAATGACGAATATCAAAAGATAAAAGAAAACCAAGAACCGAATCATGTTTTACGTTATATAGGTGAATTAAGTGGAGATTTGTCGCAAAATAAAGGGAAATTAGAAGTGAAATTAGTTTCTACAGATAAAAGCACTCCATTAGGTTCTTTAAAAGGTTCTGATGCAATTTTTGAAATTTATACAGAATCTTACGGAGAACAACCAATTGTAATACAAGGGGCAGGAGCAGGAGCAAGTGTAACTGCAAGAGGTGTTTTTGGAGATATTCTAAGGTTAGCAAAGCATAATAATTAA